The following coding sequences lie in one Pseudomonas sp. B33.4 genomic window:
- a CDS encoding helix-turn-helix transcriptional regulator, with product MDIQIIARDGEPEYAVLPWAQYQALLKAAGINETPSRPAPTPLAATPDTILPGLDQLRSLREGKGIAIEALARTVGISPSYLAMIESGERQPDAAIRRSLAWELTVPGWRDES from the coding sequence ATGGATATTCAGATAATTGCACGCGATGGCGAACCCGAATATGCGGTTCTGCCGTGGGCTCAGTATCAGGCTCTACTAAAAGCAGCAGGCATCAATGAAACACCGTCGCGTCCGGCCCCTACGCCGCTCGCGGCTACACCAGACACGATTCTTCCAGGTCTGGATCAACTACGCAGTTTGCGCGAAGGGAAGGGCATCGCCATTGAGGCGCTGGCCCGCACGGTAGGCATCAGCCCGTCATATCTGGCCATGATCGAAAGTGGCGAGCGTCAGCCCGACGCCGCGATTCGCCGCAGCCTGGCCTGGGAATTGACGGTGCCAGGGTGGAGGGATGAATCGTGA
- a CDS encoding sel1 repeat family protein, whose translation MFLRLKARASYWLARRLFHWAWFVRQPRGLRWLEGQFARMANLGDVGAQSFYGHILTFRGVGLGAREEGVRLLRLAALAGDGKAAYQIGVISLAGTPSKPPDPAEAARWWGMAAKAGHPLAELKLKELSARDSTL comes from the coding sequence GTGTTTTTACGACTCAAGGCGCGGGCCAGTTACTGGCTGGCCCGCAGGTTGTTTCATTGGGCATGGTTTGTCCGCCAACCGCGCGGCTTGCGTTGGCTTGAAGGTCAGTTTGCGCGCATGGCCAACCTCGGCGATGTCGGTGCGCAAAGCTTTTATGGGCACATTCTGACTTTTCGTGGCGTCGGCCTGGGGGCACGTGAAGAAGGTGTGCGCCTGTTGCGGCTGGCGGCGCTCGCGGGCGATGGCAAGGCGGCTTATCAGATCGGCGTGATCAGTCTGGCCGGAACCCCGAGCAAGCCGCCGGATCCTGCCGAAGCCGCACGCTGGTGGGGCATGGCCGCCAAGGCCGGGCACCCCTTGGCGGAGCTCAAATTGAAAGAGCTGAGCGCTCGGGATTCAACACTGTAA
- a CDS encoding RHS repeat-associated core domain-containing protein, which translates to MEAVTRIEQALDSFPATLSLYREQLKHWASRAADEISHAADLPSLMGMERIIRFGSDSTAVSSSDKEFFSGVVQCPESGPMLIESKFESVYDIPLGNIVVDVIAMDGGKTTPVTLDAQGKGSFKGTAGKFYRVQVHSEVTESQVEDLFKAYDGLTAELGGWLRSEWQVFKPQWSQSVATAAGNGMLAGSWAAIEGVWDSIGMLSDILKDPGAFAERLGEGATQLMELAATAPDVMEKLQLLVSDEAALCLLLRTGSLWLEMLPPSEIAGKTAEAASMMIVQLLIDVLISVVLTFVSGGAGIAYLTLRLADRAVQLLSAVKRLVKAMFGIVEGFIKYVDQYKTVAARGIAAGVKKGQMQLRWNAQRNTLLKKDEHHDDSPDQAKNPNGDSADCVPRTCTNGCPVSMVTGEELLTLTDAVLDGVLPFEFTRLYRSSAVEIDAGLCFGWSHSLAHRLVFEGDSVVWVDHENRRTRFPLPSVERPAIHNSLSRAAIFLGDEPEELILALAGDTARFYHFRAGRLTAISDVYGNRLTVQRDRSDRVQRLDNGAGRSLLLRYDRAHLIGIDYQRFDSAQNLAEPWLTEQTLVSYRYDAYQHLIEASNAVGDSERYDYDDAHVILQRQLAGGASFFWEWERSGKAARCVRHWASFSQMNTRYVWSDDGSVAVHYVDGTEETYVHDERARLVRKASADGGEQLKAYDDAGRLIAEQDALGAVTEYRYDEVGRLIALIPAADAPTSYEYRNGFLHKRTRGDAVWIYRRNAEGDVTEAVDPDGQVTHYYYDTRGQLLSIRYPDSSRHRLVWNSLGQLTEETLPGGGVRRFSYDALGRRTTTADEHAAVTRQHWDAVGRLIQTTFPDGATRAYSYGAYGQVTAERDELGRITRYEYDDDLHLVSRRINPDGTRVQYRYDHAQLLLTEIENESGEKYRLDYTPTGLIRQESGFDGRRTAYAYDLNGHLLEKTEFGDDRSCLLTTYERDAAGRLLVKNLPDGIKVTYQYDRLGRLIGVDDGQQHPLAFEYDRQDRLITEHQGWGTLRYRYDACGQLKRLRLPDNSVLDYHHAKGGALTGIDLNGAELSRHVYQSGREQRRQQGLLLSEYTYDDQGRLLAHAVGHQRDALYRRDYAYSANGNLAHIADSRHGQRTYGYDALDRLIRVRHSRDELPESFAHDPAGNLLMQDRPGPSQIKGNRLLMQGDRHYDYDAFGNLIRERRGRAQTLVTEYRYDSQHRLIGLTRPDGQTASYQYDAFGRRIRKTVGDVTTEFFWQGDHLVAESSEHEYRSYVYEPGTFRPLALLDGKGPKKACPFYYQLDHLGTPQELTDYSGDIVWSAQYDAYGKVATLTLAGDDYLNQPLRFQGQYFDGESGLHYNRHRYYDPRLGRYLTPDPIKLAGGLNQYQYVPNPTGWVDPLGLSSNCPPPKKPGCEAPGGIGGAKVDEGEPALPKMTAQERRARIDELAEENAFRRLDEMEKATPGAHFVEKHGKQTTLASQQERSVTGRNPSTGVIELYTNGRRAGQPKIPSAATHFFSNRDQLNAIHRAQLIFRRNGQIASKEPMNMGKIVGEGYKRGGVDYGQQTHAIVILDRAGKPITSYTEFME; encoded by the coding sequence ATGGAAGCCGTCACCCGCATCGAGCAAGCACTCGACAGCTTTCCCGCCACCCTCAGCCTTTACCGCGAGCAGCTCAAGCATTGGGCCAGTCGAGCGGCGGACGAGATCAGCCACGCCGCAGATCTGCCGTCGCTGATGGGCATGGAGCGGATCATTCGCTTCGGTTCCGACAGCACTGCCGTCAGCAGCTCCGACAAAGAGTTTTTCTCCGGCGTCGTCCAGTGCCCGGAAAGCGGCCCGATGCTGATCGAAAGCAAATTCGAGTCGGTGTACGACATCCCGCTCGGCAACATCGTGGTCGATGTGATCGCCATGGACGGTGGCAAAACCACCCCCGTGACCCTCGACGCGCAAGGCAAGGGCTCGTTCAAGGGAACAGCGGGCAAGTTCTACCGGGTGCAGGTGCACAGCGAGGTCACTGAGAGTCAGGTCGAGGACCTGTTCAAAGCCTATGACGGCCTGACTGCTGAGCTGGGCGGCTGGTTACGCAGCGAGTGGCAGGTTTTCAAACCGCAGTGGTCGCAGTCGGTGGCGACGGCGGCGGGTAACGGCATGCTCGCCGGGAGTTGGGCGGCGATCGAGGGTGTGTGGGACAGCATTGGCATGCTCTCGGACATTCTCAAGGACCCCGGGGCGTTCGCCGAGCGGTTGGGTGAGGGCGCCACGCAGTTGATGGAGCTGGCAGCGACAGCCCCTGACGTCATGGAAAAGCTTCAATTGCTGGTCAGTGATGAAGCTGCACTGTGTTTGTTGCTACGCACTGGCAGCCTTTGGCTCGAGATGTTGCCGCCCAGTGAAATCGCCGGGAAAACCGCAGAAGCTGCGTCGATGATGATCGTGCAGTTGCTCATCGACGTGCTGATCAGTGTCGTTTTGACGTTCGTCAGTGGTGGCGCAGGCATCGCTTATCTGACGTTGCGTCTGGCGGATCGCGCCGTGCAGTTGCTGTCGGCGGTGAAGCGTTTGGTGAAGGCGATGTTCGGCATCGTCGAAGGGTTCATCAAATACGTCGATCAATACAAAACCGTTGCCGCCCGGGGCATCGCCGCCGGGGTGAAGAAGGGCCAGATGCAATTGCGCTGGAATGCGCAGCGCAACACCTTGTTGAAGAAAGACGAGCATCACGACGACTCGCCGGATCAGGCGAAAAACCCCAACGGTGACAGCGCTGATTGCGTGCCACGCACCTGCACCAATGGTTGTCCGGTGTCGATGGTCACTGGCGAAGAACTGCTGACCCTCACCGATGCGGTGCTCGATGGCGTGTTGCCGTTTGAGTTCACCCGCTTGTATCGCTCGAGCGCCGTCGAGATTGATGCCGGGCTGTGCTTTGGCTGGAGTCATTCGCTGGCGCATCGGCTGGTCTTTGAAGGCGACTCTGTTGTTTGGGTTGACCACGAGAACCGGCGAACACGGTTTCCGTTGCCAAGTGTCGAGCGGCCGGCGATTCACAACAGCTTGTCGCGGGCAGCGATCTTTCTGGGTGATGAGCCGGAAGAGCTGATTCTCGCGCTGGCCGGGGATACGGCGCGGTTTTATCACTTTCGTGCGGGACGGCTCACGGCGATCAGCGATGTCTATGGCAATCGTCTGACCGTGCAGCGCGATCGGTCTGATCGGGTGCAGCGACTGGATAACGGCGCCGGGCGTTCGCTGTTGTTGCGTTACGACCGTGCGCACCTGATCGGTATTGATTACCAGCGTTTTGATTCGGCTCAGAACCTTGCCGAGCCTTGGCTCACTGAACAGACGCTGGTCAGTTACCGCTACGACGCCTATCAGCACCTGATCGAAGCCAGCAACGCCGTCGGTGACAGCGAGCGTTACGACTACGACGACGCCCACGTAATCCTGCAGCGGCAACTGGCCGGCGGCGCGAGTTTTTTCTGGGAGTGGGAGCGGTCAGGCAAGGCTGCCCGTTGCGTGCGCCACTGGGCGTCGTTCTCGCAGATGAACACGCGTTACGTCTGGAGCGACGACGGCAGTGTCGCGGTGCATTACGTCGATGGCACTGAAGAAACGTACGTCCACGACGAGCGTGCGCGACTCGTACGTAAAGCCTCGGCGGACGGTGGCGAGCAGCTCAAGGCCTATGACGATGCCGGGCGCTTGATCGCCGAGCAAGATGCGTTAGGCGCCGTCACCGAATACCGCTACGACGAGGTCGGACGGCTGATTGCGCTGATTCCTGCTGCTGACGCGCCCACGTCCTACGAGTATCGCAACGGTTTCCTGCACAAACGCACTCGCGGCGACGCGGTGTGGATCTACCGGCGCAATGCCGAGGGCGATGTCACTGAAGCGGTCGACCCCGATGGCCAGGTCACCCATTACTACTACGACACCCGGGGTCAGTTGCTGTCGATCCGTTATCCGGACAGCAGCCGCCATCGTCTGGTCTGGAACAGCCTCGGCCAGTTGACCGAAGAAACCTTGCCCGGCGGCGGCGTGCGGCGCTTTTCCTACGACGCGCTGGGGCGACGGACCACCACCGCCGACGAACACGCTGCAGTCACCCGTCAGCATTGGGACGCCGTCGGCCGACTGATCCAGACGACATTTCCTGACGGTGCGACCCGCGCCTACAGCTACGGCGCCTACGGTCAGGTCACCGCCGAGCGCGATGAACTGGGGCGCATCACCCGCTACGAATACGACGATGACCTGCACCTGGTCTCGCGGCGGATCAACCCCGACGGCACGCGAGTGCAGTACCGCTACGACCATGCGCAGTTATTGCTCACCGAGATTGAAAACGAATCGGGTGAAAAGTACCGGCTGGATTACACGCCGACCGGGCTGATTCGTCAGGAAAGCGGTTTTGATGGCCGCCGTACAGCGTACGCCTACGACCTTAACGGGCATCTGCTGGAGAAGACCGAGTTCGGTGATGACCGCTCTTGTTTGCTCACCACTTATGAGCGCGATGCGGCCGGGCGTCTGCTGGTCAAAAACCTGCCCGACGGCATCAAGGTCACTTACCAATACGACCGACTCGGTCGTTTGATTGGGGTCGACGACGGCCAGCAACACCCGTTGGCCTTCGAGTACGACCGCCAGGACCGCTTGATCACCGAACATCAGGGCTGGGGCACTTTGCGTTACCGCTACGACGCCTGCGGCCAGCTCAAGCGCCTGCGTCTGCCGGACAACAGCGTGCTCGACTACCACCACGCCAAGGGCGGCGCGCTGACCGGCATCGACCTCAATGGCGCGGAGCTGAGCCGTCACGTCTACCAGTCAGGTCGTGAACAACGACGTCAGCAAGGCCTGCTGCTCAGCGAATATACCTACGACGATCAGGGACGATTACTCGCCCACGCCGTAGGCCATCAGCGCGATGCGTTGTACCGCCGCGATTATGCCTACAGCGCCAACGGCAATCTCGCGCACATCGCCGACAGCCGCCACGGCCAGCGCACCTACGGCTACGACGCCCTCGACCGCCTCATCCGCGTGCGCCACTCACGCGACGAACTGCCGGAAAGCTTCGCCCACGACCCGGCCGGCAACCTGCTGATGCAGGACCGCCCCGGCCCCAGCCAGATCAAAGGCAATCGCCTGCTGATGCAGGGCGACCGCCACTACGACTACGACGCCTTTGGCAACCTGATCCGCGAACGCCGTGGTCGCGCGCAAACCCTCGTCACCGAATACCGTTACGACAGCCAGCACCGCCTGATCGGCCTGACCCGCCCCGACGGCCAGACCGCGTCCTATCAATACGACGCCTTTGGCCGGCGCATCCGCAAAACCGTCGGCGACGTCACCACCGAATTCTTCTGGCAAGGCGACCACCTCGTCGCCGAAAGCAGCGAACACGAATACCGCAGCTACGTCTACGAACCCGGCACCTTCCGCCCGCTGGCGCTGCTCGACGGCAAAGGCCCGAAAAAAGCCTGCCCGTTCTACTACCAACTCGACCACCTCGGCACCCCGCAAGAACTCACTGACTACAGCGGCGACATCGTCTGGTCCGCGCAATACGACGCCTACGGCAAAGTCGCCACGCTGACCCTCGCCGGCGACGACTACCTGAACCAGCCGCTGCGCTTTCAGGGGCAGTATTTCGACGGGGAAAGCGGCCTGCATTACAACCGCCACCGGTATTACGACCCGAGGCTGGGGCGGTATCTGACGCCGGATCCGATCAAGCTGGCCGGTGGGTTGAATCAGTACCAGTACGTGCCGAATCCAACGGGGTGGGTGGATCCGTTGGGGTTGAGCTCCAATTGTCCGCCGCCGAAGAAGCCGGGTTGTGAGGCGCCGGGTGGGATTGGTGGCGCTAAGGTTGATGAGGGTGAGCCAGCGCTGCCGAAGATGACGGCGCAGGAGCGGAGGGCGAGGATTGATGAGTTGGCGGAGGAAAATGCTTTTAGGCGTTTGGATGAAATGGAGAAAGCCACACCAGGCGCACACTTCGTGGAAAAACATGGCAAACAAACCACATTGGCCTCTCAGCAAGAACGTTCAGTGACGGGAAGAAATCCATCGACCGGAGTCATAGAGCTTTACACCAACGGAAGGCGAGCAGGGCAGCCAAAAATTCCCAGTGCAGCCACTCACTTTTTTAGTAATCGAGACCAACTGAACGCCATACATCGTGCCCAGCTTATTTTTAGGCGGAACGGACAAATCGCGTCGAAGGAGCCGATGAATATGGGCAAGATTGTAGGTGAGGGGTACAAAAGGGGGGGAGTAGATTACGGGCAGCAAACACATGCGATAGTGATCCTTGATAGAGCCGGAAAGCCGATAACCTCTTATACGGAATTTATGGAATGA
- a CDS encoding YkvA family protein — protein sequence MKAPWNFARFLPLAGRLLARGRLPTLLFAVASKGAAQGNRLGKLKDDLRLLQALCLAYWRGEYRAISGKALVSVVAGLMYFLSPVDAIPDFIPVFGMLDDIAVLAWLMKTLDDELNAFRLWRNRQQPEKLAVVERLPDTPEQLQLQGPKKS from the coding sequence ATGAAAGCTCCGTGGAATTTCGCTCGATTCCTGCCCCTGGCCGGCCGCTTGTTGGCCCGTGGACGTTTGCCAACCTTGTTGTTTGCAGTCGCCAGCAAAGGCGCCGCGCAAGGCAATCGCCTCGGCAAACTCAAAGACGATTTACGTTTACTCCAGGCATTGTGCCTGGCCTATTGGCGCGGCGAGTATCGGGCCATCAGCGGCAAAGCCCTGGTTTCGGTGGTGGCGGGTTTGATGTACTTCCTCAGCCCGGTTGATGCGATTCCGGATTTCATTCCCGTATTCGGCATGCTTGACGACATCGCCGTCCTCGCTTGGCTGATGAAAACCCTCGACGATGAACTCAATGCCTTCCGCCTCTGGCGCAACCGCCAGCAGCCGGAAAAACTGGCAGTCGTCGAACGTCTGCCGGATACCCCCGAACAATTGCAACTCCAGGGACCGAAAAAGTCCTGA
- a CDS encoding bifunctional diguanylate cyclase/phosphodiesterase has protein sequence MTTTEQLSALSSILTQSGLHSLFQPIISLSERRILGYEALTRGPSNSPLHSPIALFAVARQAGRLSELEIACRQSACRRFNEQQLPGKLFLNVSPESLLEAAHQPGRTLQLLQDFGIPPSQVVIELTEQTPIDDFQLLQTALHHYRAMGFSIALDDLGAGYSSLRLWSELRPDYVKIDRHFIDGIHQDALKREFVGSILQIAKASRAQVIAEGIELPEELAVLTEMGVDLVQGYLLGRPQEHPPRDARALMPKHDSSSVALNEEGSDLSALLNDQPAVHRDTPTANVLEAFRRQANLNSLAVLDEQGQPCGIVHRHSLSDALLKPFATDLFARKPISRLMNDDFLAVEMSQSLQQVSRLITSRARQRIEEDFIITLNGGYLGLGRVIDVLKLITELKIQQARYANPLTLLPGNVPIQQCLTRLLQQGRESVICYVDIDSFKPFNDIYGYGRGDEVLLCLAQCLNERVDPSRDFVGHIGGDDFLLVLGPDEWRKRLNQLLDDFQSQCRRFYRPEHLEAGCFIAPNRQGVRQEFPLLSLSIGVVHLHPEACAHLDASQLAELASQAKHHAKNVPGYSVHVIDSLSMSNLHQSQLIGQR, from the coding sequence ATGACCACGACCGAACAGCTGAGTGCCTTGAGCTCGATCCTGACTCAAAGCGGTTTACACAGCCTGTTCCAGCCGATCATCAGCCTCTCCGAACGGCGTATTCTCGGCTACGAAGCCCTCACCCGTGGCCCGTCCAACAGCCCTCTTCACTCGCCGATCGCACTGTTCGCCGTAGCGCGTCAGGCCGGACGTTTGAGCGAGCTGGAAATTGCCTGCCGTCAAAGCGCTTGCCGTCGCTTCAACGAGCAGCAACTGCCGGGCAAACTGTTTCTCAACGTCTCGCCGGAATCCTTGCTTGAAGCCGCGCATCAACCGGGGCGCACGTTGCAGCTGCTGCAGGATTTCGGCATTCCACCCAGTCAGGTCGTCATCGAGCTGACTGAGCAAACACCGATCGACGATTTTCAGTTACTGCAAACGGCCTTGCATCACTATCGGGCGATGGGTTTTTCCATTGCGCTGGATGATCTCGGGGCCGGTTATTCGAGCCTGCGGTTATGGTCCGAACTGCGCCCGGACTACGTGAAGATCGACCGGCACTTCATCGACGGCATTCATCAGGATGCGCTGAAACGTGAGTTTGTCGGCTCGATCCTGCAAATCGCCAAAGCTTCGCGCGCGCAAGTCATCGCCGAAGGCATCGAACTGCCGGAAGAACTCGCGGTACTGACTGAAATGGGCGTCGATCTGGTGCAGGGTTACTTGCTCGGTCGCCCCCAGGAACACCCACCCCGCGACGCCCGCGCCTTGATGCCCAAACACGACAGCAGCAGCGTTGCGCTGAACGAAGAAGGCAGCGACCTCAGCGCCCTGCTCAACGACCAACCGGCCGTGCATCGCGACACACCCACCGCCAACGTACTGGAAGCCTTCCGTCGCCAGGCCAACCTCAACTCACTGGCAGTACTCGACGAACAAGGCCAACCCTGCGGCATCGTCCACCGCCATTCCTTGTCGGATGCCCTGCTGAAACCCTTCGCCACCGACCTGTTCGCGCGCAAACCGATCAGCCGTCTGATGAACGACGACTTTCTCGCCGTGGAAATGAGCCAGTCGCTGCAACAAGTCAGCCGCTTGATCACCAGCCGCGCCCGGCAACGCATCGAAGAAGACTTCATCATCACCCTCAACGGCGGATATCTTGGCCTTGGCAGGGTGATCGACGTGCTTAAACTGATTACCGAACTGAAGATCCAGCAGGCTCGCTACGCTAACCCACTGACTCTGCTGCCCGGCAATGTGCCGATCCAGCAATGCCTGACGCGGTTGCTGCAGCAGGGGCGCGAGTCGGTCATCTGCTATGTCGACATCGACAGTTTCAAACCCTTCAACGATATCTACGGCTACGGGCGTGGTGATGAAGTTCTGCTGTGCCTGGCGCAATGCCTCAACGAGCGGGTAGACCCGAGCCGCGACTTCGTAGGTCATATTGGCGGCGACGACTTCCTTCTTGTCCTCGGACCGGACGAATGGCGCAAGCGCCTAAATCAACTGCTTGATGACTTTCAGAGCCAATGCCGACGCTTCTATCGCCCCGAACACCTTGAGGCGGGATGTTTTATTGCACCGAATCGCCAAGGGGTGCGGCAGGAGTTTCCGTTGTTGTCACTTTCTATTGGCGTGGTGCATTTACATCCCGAGGCTTGTGCACACCTGGATGCCAGTCAGCTTGCGGAGCTGGCATCGCAGGCGAAGCATCATGCGAAGAATGTTCCGGGGTATAGCGTGCATGTGATTGATAGTCTTTCCATGTCTAACCTCCATCAATCACAGTTAATTGGGCAACGCTAA
- a CDS encoding FKBP-type peptidyl-prolyl cis-trans isomerase yields the protein MKQHRLAAAVALVSLVLAGCDSQTSVELKTPAQKASYGIGLNMGKSLAQEGMDDLDSKAVAQGIEDAVGKKEQKLKDEELVEAFAALQKRAEERMAKMSEESAAAGKKFLEENGKKAGVTTTASGLQYEVVKKADGPQPKPTDVVTVHYTGKLTNGTVFDSSVERGSPIDLPVSGVIPGWVEGLQLMHVGEKYKLYIPSDLAYGAQSPSPAIPANSVLVFDLELLAIKDPAKEAAAAK from the coding sequence ATGAAACAGCATCGGTTGGCGGCGGCGGTAGCCCTGGTTAGCCTGGTCCTCGCGGGTTGTGATTCGCAGACCAGCGTAGAGCTGAAAACCCCGGCGCAAAAAGCTTCCTACGGTATCGGCCTGAACATGGGCAAGAGCCTGGCTCAGGAAGGCATGGATGATCTGGACTCCAAAGCGGTAGCCCAGGGCATCGAAGATGCCGTCGGCAAGAAAGAACAGAAGCTGAAAGATGAAGAACTGGTCGAGGCCTTCGCCGCGTTGCAAAAGCGTGCTGAAGAACGCATGGCCAAGATGAGCGAAGAGTCGGCAGCCGCCGGCAAGAAATTCCTCGAAGAAAACGGCAAGAAGGCGGGTGTAACAACCACTGCTTCGGGCCTGCAGTACGAAGTGGTCAAGAAAGCCGACGGCCCACAGCCTAAGCCGACTGACGTAGTGACTGTTCACTACACCGGCAAGCTGACCAACGGCACCGTATTCGACAGCTCCGTCGAGCGCGGTAGCCCGATCGATCTGCCAGTGAGCGGCGTGATTCCGGGTTGGGTTGAAGGTCTGCAACTGATGCACGTTGGCGAGAAGTACAAACTGTACATCCCTAGCGATCTGGCTTACGGCGCCCAGTCGCCAAGCCCGGCAATCCCGGCCAACTCGGTTCTGGTCTTCGACCTGGAATTGCTGGCCATCAAGGATCCAGCCAAAGAAGCTGCTGCTGCCAAGTAA